Part of the Lotus japonicus ecotype B-129 chromosome 6, LjGifu_v1.2 genome, CTCTTTCTAGGTTAATTTACAAGATTGGTACTATGGTTCCTATTGACTTTGGCACTTTTGTTTTTGAACAGACCTTGAAGCATGAAGAAACATGTGCTGTGAAACTGCCTATCTCTTTTCCATCTCTTATCAAAGAGATCATTCTGCAACAGCATCCAAAGATAGTCAGGAATTATGAAGAGGCTATGCCCAAGGGTGCTTCTATCACCTTGGATCATCGTTTGTTTTCTGGACCTCATGTCCCAGACATTGCTGTTTCATCTAGAAGGACATGTGCTTCTGCTCCAGTGACTAAGTCTGGAAGGAAGGCTATTATTGATGAATTGCAAGCAGCTTCCAAGGCTCTTCAGGAGACTATTAAAGTGAGCACTGCAAGGAAACTCAAAGTGGATGAGATGCTGCTTAAGCTTCAAGAGGAAGAAGGCCAAGACGGTGAGCCAAGTTCTACTGCTGTTACTGCACATGCAAGcactgatgaagatgaaggatcTGATGAGAGTGGATAAAAGATTGGGGAGGAATCCAGTTCTGAAGAAGATAATTAGGCATTGTTCTTTCTTGctgttattttttttgtttgactgTATTTGAGCACCCTTTGCCAAATTTATGTTAAAAAGGGGAAGTAGCTACTATTATTGGGTCTGTACTAATCTGAAGCCAACACTCAAGGATTTCAAGAGAAGTTGTGTACTATTTGTTTCTGTGGAAGACAAGTTTAATTATGTGTTGGTTCTCCAAGTTGCTACTGTTTACAAGTCTTAGTTAACTTGTACTTGTTGCTAGTTCTTCACTGTGATATGTACATTAGGATGCTGTCAAGGATGTGCTACCTGTATGTGTGTTGTGGGTTGCACTATTTGAGGGGGAGTTTTGCTGCTAAGGGGGAGGTATGTTTATCTTCTCAGATTctcaagttgttttagacaaaatttgacaaagggggagattgttgttcttttggttgtcttgcattttgtaaaaaacaacctgatgtcgaagtaGATGTTGTGTCATCTGCTTTTGTGAAGCACAGGACATTAGTCAGTTACTTGAAGTGCTTATGTGTGCCCTGAAAATCTAGTGAAGATTTGTTTTGTGGTTACTTACGAGTTAAGTAGTTGTATCGTGGTTCATTTATTATGGGCTGGTTTGTTTGTTGAGACAATCTCTGATTGGATATTTTTCTCTATTGTGTTTAATGATTGATTGACTTGTAACGCAATCATGATCCTGaaagattgcgttttgatttgCTGTTGTTGGACTACTTGCTTCAGCCTCTGGAAACCCTAGTGTGGTTGCtgaagcatatatatatatatatatatatatatatatatatatatatatatatgaagacctaaaacgtgaagaccactgaagcttttgagaagaaaagatcaagtgttttagggttgttatTTGTGTTAGTCCTTGTTTCGTTGTGAACAAAccttgctcattgattctataaggaaaagttgtgttctgtgttcctTGAGTGTTAAAactttgattgttgttgttcttaccaatcattgtggcagtggttgagagaaagtgagaggggctctcatacttagggggaaatactaagtagaaatacactgggtagattaggaagagaactatgacatgtggtgttcatgagtgtctgtagttcctatatcttgagatagtggatatCATTTCTTtaggtgaaaaccctccagacgtaggtgaagtttcaccgaactgggttgaaaacttttgtgttgtgttttgtttcttttatgcCTTTGTTGTTTACTGTTGTTCAATTGTCGAAGCTATTGTTccagcatcgcgtagaacatctGCTATAAAGGAACTAGAATGTCAAATTTGATTAGGAATTCATGCATTCTTTCCTCCGAATGAGGTAACAACCTCATCAAGGAATGTGTAACATCATGTCTACCCATTGCAATTGTCAGCACGCCATTACCACTATAAGAAATGCACATCAAGCAATAAGAAGCAGCCTCTTGAAGTGAAGGAGCATGATCATTTGTAATATTTTGAGCAAGAATCTCTGTGAGAATAGGTATGGCGCAAGATAATACATGCTCAGGGGCATGTTCAGAGAAACAGGCCAGCTTGACAATGACATTCAATTTCAAAGGCTTGGTCCTTGAGGCATTTTAAAAAGTTTTCCCAATCAAGGTTCATAGTTTCACACTCACCTTGTTCCATTCAACCTTAAATCAATTAGCATAAatgataatttcaaaaaaaatcactatTCAGAATAATCTACtaaaataacaaaacaaaaatcaagTACCAGCCGAAAAAATAAACTTGTATGCATGGATTGCTGCATAGAAAATACTACTACTAGAAATTTACGAGTAAGAAAACCAAGTTAGAAAGCAAGAAACATGAAATTTAGGGATTAAGAAAACGAAATTAAAATGGGAGTGAATCCCACGTATCATACATTTCTTCATCATCGTGAGACCAGAAATGATAAAACAGAGAAACGAATCCGCGATAGAACAGTGAAATATGTCAACATATGAAATCGAGAAAGCGTAAATTGGATGTTGTAAGAAGAATGTTAAACATAATAGTCCAAATTGGAAATACGACCTTAGTCGGAAGAGGTGTGTTAATCGTAAATTACATCATCATAAGATTTAATTAGCAATATTACTAGATACATACATAGTAAATGTAATATTTTCAGTATATTATGTTGATGTagttatttacaatattttataaattattctataaatatatattgatttatgATATTTATATTATTCTGTACTcacataatattattatttatgtaaATTATACTAAATTGGAAGTTAAAACTAATTTCTGATATTCAAAATCAAACTTGATGAGATTATTTTAGTTTAATTGTAAAACTCTAATTGGGCTCAAGTCCATTAACTATGGAATTGGAAACCCTTACCTACACTTGCATTAGGTAGGAAAAAATTGAACCCACATCTCCTCCTCTTCCTTCACTTCTCACCGGATCTTCTATCACATCACTCTTTTTCCTCTCACTCCATCTTTGATGGCGCCGCCTGCTACAACAATGAGACGGTGGGTTTGCACCACAAGGGAGGATCAAGAAGGATGACAGTTTGGCTTCATCGGTATCATACACATGGTCATTTCTTGGTATTTCACTTCTAACTTCAGCTCCCTGATAAGTGTCATATTTACCTAGTTTTGATGTGCAATTTAGACACTTATCTTTGTGATTAATGAGTTATATTTGACAACTTCACTCTCTTTTGATTAAAACTTcttaatatgtgaaatttagttAGAATATGCACAAGCATTGATTCTAATCTAAAAAAGTGTTGTAGGATTGAAGATGGAAGAAAATGCAAAGCTTTGAGTAGGAAATACAAATTTGAAATTCCTGTGTACCGGACACTCCTCAGAGGCTGCCGGGCGCTCCTGGCGGTCAAGGAAACTTCACCTTGAAGAATGCAGAGTGCCGGACACTCCTCATAGGCTGCCGGGCACTCCTGGCGGTCAAGGAAACTTCTCTTTGAAGAATGCAGAGTGTGGGGCACTTCTCAGAGGCTGTCGGGCAATCTATCTGACGAAATTTCATATTTAAAGACCCTTTTTAGAAATCTGAAAaaacacagagagagagagagagagagagagagagagcgagagagagagagagagaaacagagAAAAATAGAATCAGAACTTGAGAGAAAGAAACCCATGAAGAAAGGAAGAGTTCTTGCACCCTCCGTCGAGCTGGGAACACGCCGACGACGACACGGCTCATCTTCTTTTTCTCCGTTCCTTTTGTAAGCTTCAAagcatccatggaaatggatagctaactTTCTTTGTGTTGGGATTGAATGTAGTCTTTTATCTTAGATGTATCCATCTTGATTCTCATGTATAAATTCATATTTCTATGTGTTGATTTCAATGATCTATCTTGCTCTTAATGCTTGTTTTAGAATGATCAACTAAAACTTGTTTTTTGGGTTTGATTAAGTAGTGGAAACTAGTTACTTGAATTTGAAATAGATAGGATAATCTAGTGATTTTAAGTTCTAGGAATGGAATTAATTTCATTAGTCAAGTAACATCTAAGCTTAACACACCTTGTTTTCTTAATTATTCAAGGGATTGATGGTTAGAAAGTGAGTTGAATGATCCTTTTTATGAGGGAACTATGAAAAGGATAAGAAATGATGTGATGAAATTCAACATAGGAAGTAATTTATATGTGAAATCATAAGGATACTGAAGAGTTAATCGGCGAAATCCAATTCCAACTATTTTCTCAACTTGTTCACAACCTGTTTCATTACTGCTTTTCTTTTGTGTCACAACGTATCTCAAAACAATCAACCAAACATTTCTTTCTTGAACTCTTTGCTTAAGTAGTTCAGCTAAAGAACAACATTGTATTCTAATTCcatgtggatacgacaaaaccctatgctatactgcaattgaatcttgaaagggatttgaaatTAGTTGTGGTAAAAACCTTTCAACACTCCCCAAAAGCGGGTTACGGGAAGTTAGGTTACATTTTCAATCCAATTTAGGTATAATGTGATTTAGGGGTGCGATTAAAGCATGGGTGAGCAATGAATctcaaatcaaatcatgatTTTGACTACCATGGCGGAAATGTAACAACAATGCATTTCAACATGAGAGGTTTCTTCATGAAACACATGAATGTTGTGTAATAAATTATTGAGATGACATATAGATTGCATTCCTGTTATAGATTGAAGTAATCTCCTCTGAAATTTGATGTACTTTGGTCACAAGATCGAAGAGAGGTGAGTTGCAGGGTTCGCTGACGTGACTACATACGAGACTTAGCCAAAATATATAACCCTAACCACTTTCTCTCATGGGCCTATAGGTTAAGCACTAGATTGTACTCCACGCTTGTATATCCTGGTTATGTCTGTGAAAGAGTTAGGATGTTCTTTGTggcctatgctcttgtttttttGCCTGTTTAGTTCCTGTTCGGTTTAGCGGGCTTCTTTTTGTTCGTCGAAGTGCCTTGTTATTAGTGGGTGATCTTCGCCCCCTGAGGGTCCTGTCCTTAGGGGTTTTTTGTGATAATCTATTTATATACTTttacctttcaaaaaaaaaaaaataataatcagcATTACAAACGTCCAAACCCAAATAAGTGAGTCACTTAAATCATCAAGTGGGCTTACTCATGCAATCTATTTGGATTATGATTTagccctttttttttaaactaaaattgattacaaaccaaaaaaattaataaataattcaaaGATGTTGAGCTGCAAAAACTTAATAtaggataaaaaaaatcaacagaatgaaataaaaaatcattGCACATACAAAACAACCTACAAACAATAACTTTTCTCTTCTGtttatactagtgttttttacccgggcgttgcacgggaaatatgtctattgtatttgatacattaattaatattttgattattaaaaatatattaaacaacgaatgaaatagaaaagtcggaattgatgagtaaagtggacataaagacttctcttctaagcccaattgagaccaagaggaactcgtttcacattcttcgtaaatatgaagacgataacacaaatcatagatataaggaattatcaacatattaatctttaaaaaaattaatgtgatagtagcacaaatcaggattgtgtaagatatatcataaagtataacattattgtgtttattccaactaagtagggatggcaatgggtaggtactatagtaccatctccatacccgcgtttttaaaaattacatgtacccgtGTCCATACTCACGTGTGTAGCAACTCGAGGCTCTCCACcattagacaattcaatgtcattacatgaagctatccatctttgccaaaatctaaatctatggatgacaatgggtctcaaaatcatagggtacccgcaaaaaatacccactatgggtagggtaaaaaaccgctaaatgagtatgaggttgagtatagataattacccgcaaaaaatagtaGGTATGGGTGCAGGTATGGGCACTgtagtacccaaccggcccatatccgcacacatatgttattattattattattattattattattattattattattattattattatttgggaatatattaacaaattaacttaagctatagctttcaaactcactctttttaaaaaaaagtttgggatatattaattaacactctaaaaataaataataaataaattaagataaaatcaagaaataaaccacctaaatcctaatcaaatctaaaatttaaaaatgtatatttttttactctaaaaataaatcaaaaataaattaagataaaatcaagaaataaacaacataaatcctaatcaaatctaaaattttaaaatgtatttttttatgagaattaatctgagaatgacacgtgttattttttttccaattagtgaatattctgcaccctagaagattttctttccctcaatccttttgcttttgattaagaagagaaaagcaggaatccttgaagcatatgacatcttacaattagttgaagaacaaaatcaattcatgaagaagattgaaatagaaacccaaaatgaagtcttgaagaacaaaataccctccttcaccaatttgaaaggactgtggtgaaagaattgtatttagtgtatttgtgaatcttggggtggaacccttgtgaaacaaaaaatcaaagacacatttcagtcaagataaacaaaaaatggtgtattgccTCATATGTGCGCACTccaacaaattatctatatatgtgagaaaaaaacaaaataattctctcacccaaaataattgcggtt contains:
- the LOC130725341 gene encoding uncharacterized protein LOC130725341; the encoded protein is MELIEKVGLMKTVVQEGRCFERLVKEFVVNLSVEVGLPESDEYIKVYVRAKRVKFSPDVINKALGISADAVVAEEQSLDVITKELTAGKVQKWPKNKLLSIGNLSVKYAILNRIGAVNWVPTQHTSPISATLSRLIYKIGTMVPIDFGTFVFEQTLKHEETCAVKLPISFPSLIKEIILQQHPKIVRNYEEAMPKGASITLDHRLFSGPHVPDIAVSSRRTCASAPVTKSGRKAIIDELQAASKALQETIKVSTARKLKVDEMLLKLQEEEGQDGEPSSTAVTAHASTDEDEGSDESG